DNA from Clarias gariepinus isolate MV-2021 ecotype Netherlands chromosome 8, CGAR_prim_01v2, whole genome shotgun sequence:
AGCTAACAGATAATACATTGCTGTCAAATACTGCAGCCCTTTAGCTAATTGttttgtggttttatttttacgtGCATATTtcaaataatgtgtgtgtgtgtgtgtgtgtgtgtgtgtgtgtgtgtttgcgtgtttgtgtgtgtgcacgcgcgcgTGTGGTGTTTGGGGGGATTTGGACAATACTATTTAGAGTATGTGTTCAGAGTTTGTATTATATTTCAATTACATTTCCATTACATTTCCTTATATCTAGCCGCGAGTGCACGGATCAAAGGCAATAGGGCAGCTTTGGTAGATGATTTGTACCCCTGTCCTCAGTGCCACTGGTCACCAAACCAAACCCTAATACCCTACAGGACTGGACCAGCCCATTTACAATGCCGGGGGGAGGGGGGCAGCGCGAAGGCCAGGCTGGATGCGGGGGTAGTTTTCAAATTTATGTAGTGCAAACTATTTATggttgttaaatatatatatatatatatatatatatatatatatatatatatatatatatatatatatataacctttaCCTCTCATGACAACTAATTGCTATACTGCTAATTTAACTGAGGACTACAACTCTGTGATTCAGTGTTTCGGTGAGAGAAGCTGTACAAACCCGCATAAGCTGAAGTGGTCTATTGAGCTAAAAACATGTCAGTATATATTCAGATGAAAGCTCTTCTCACACTGTTTTCAATATAAACTACAGGCAGGAAATACTGTTATTTTGATGTTTACGTAAATATAACAGTGCAAACCAGCAATGCGAAATCGTAGATGTATTGTTCTTTACAATGACTCCGTGTCTGGATCTTACTGCATCTCTGTTTGGATGCACATTAGTTATGTGACTAGTCATAAGTTATATTATAGCGTGCATTACAATAAATTATAACAGCGTTCGGTGTTTTAAATAGATATGAATGAGATCATTTCGTAGTGTGCAAATAAACCCACTCTTACATAGCTCAGTACTTCTCCCTGTTAACCATAGCAATGGATCGCGCTTTCGCATGTACAGGGTACgcgcgcacgctctctctctctctctctctctctcacacacacacacacacacacacacaccacccccTTCTCCGCGAGCCACTTGCTGTAGCCCACTGCGTTGTGGAAGGCGCGACCTGTTATGGCCACCACTACTTCCGGGTTTCGGCAGTCTGGTCCAGATTCAGCGGGCTGCCgcgtttcacacacacacgaacacacacatatacacacacattagctGTGCACGAGCGGCGAAGGCGGCTCGCAGCATCGATCGTGGCTCCTTTAAGAAGAACTAAGCCAGAATCCTCACCCCACCTCCTCTCCAGCTTATTTAGAAGCTTTTGCATAAAAATCAACTCGGGAGAAGCGAGCGACCAAAAGAGACACACAAGAGCTTGATTTTTTTGCGCGCGTTTTTACGAGCAGCGTTGTCGCGAGGTGTGCTAACCAGTGGAAGCGCGGCGGAGGATCATCATTCATTCGACACTTTGACAAGCTTACCTCTGATTGACAGGCCGAGTGGCAAAAGCCATGGGACTAGCTAGCTGGGTCTGAGgggtatatttttataaaaggtcTGGGAAAGAAgattctttatgtttttttcgcTGTCCGGCAAGGAAAGGCTGAGGATCCTGGTCGAGTTGGTCGTGTTTGGCTGAAGTTGATGTGAAGGACTGCTTGAAAGAGGCGTTTGGATTTTTGTtttcgaagaaaaaaaaacaccccaaaTCCCCGCTTCCCTCGGAAATTGCGTTATCATTCCTTCTTCAACCTGGCCTCTTAGGGAATATATTTTGCGTTGAACGAAGCTGAGGGAGTGTGGAGGGCGATGGCGCAGCGGGTACGTACAGCTGATTCGCAAAAGTTTCTCCAACTTGGTAAACGCAGTTCGAGCGTTGAAACGTGGCCGATGACAGAGGCGCTCAGTTTAACTTTGGCTCTCTCGTTTCCTTTAGACAACTTGCAGGTTTAGGTTTGTTGTcgttgatatatatttttttcaattagtcTAGCTTTACATAGTTTATCTGTTTGTGAAAATCATCACAATCTGTGGTCTTTTTCAATTAATGTAAGGCAGTGAACGACGAGACCAGCTCAGTCTTCCCCGtgttctatatactgtaaatacacgaCTCCAATCTGCCAGCTTTAGTTAGTAAGTCCACCCATCTTGGTAACATTTCATCAGAATAATTAAAGAGTCGATGAAAAACAGtagcaatttaaaaataaatagcctAATTATATCCACATTTGAATATTAATGGACCTTTGTCAATATTAgctataaaatgttaatttgaaGCGGTATCAAATTATACCAAGTCATATTTGCGTTTGAAAATCAGCTTGTAAACAGTTTGAAGGCAGAACTCACACACGATTGAAACCTACTGACCTTTTGCTTGCTATGTGAATTTTAAGCGTGTTTACACCTTTACACGTTTATGCATGTGTTAATCCCCATTGTGAACACTTTTTGCCGCTATCGTCCTGTCACTCTCTCTTATCACGATGAATAATTAACATTTGGCGTTAACATAAAATCTTAAAAGTAACAGGCCAAAATTTGGGTTATCACTTGTGCCCCAGTACGTTTTATgcgtttgattttttttatttagaataaaaaaacctAAACTTGTTtacaatgtttcttttttaacaagTAAGCCTATATACGATTATACGGTAAttgaatataaaacaaacatgatTTTATTGGAGTACCCGTAACATACATAGTTTGGccttttatttgcatttgtgaaaataaaaacacatggtAGATAAAATACAACTGTATGTTGTTACTTGTTAAATGTTactttgcttgtttttaaataagctaAACATCAGTATTACTCCGGTCATAATGTCGACTAAATGTAGATATAAACctgatgttatttattatttgaaacAACAAATTCCTACTTTGCTTTTTACAAACCACAAGTCCTcgttaattaaaaaacattaaataataaacggTGCTTAACATCAGAGGTAGACAGCGCGCAATGACAAGATACTCTTGACTACTTTCTCTGTTTTGTCTGTATAAATGCGTTTGttaaaaacatgctttttaaTAAGTTACATTTTCGGCCTGTTTTCGAATATCTTTATTTATGGTGTATAAGAGGGAGGAATACTGAGCGCACATGGCCCAGTCGCTaaatgtgtgtgtcatgtgcAGTACGAAGACTTGCCTCACTACGGCATGGACGGCGTCGGGATCCCGAGCACAATGTACGGGGACCCGCACGGCGGCGCGAGGCCCATGCAGGCGGTGCACCTGAACCACGCGCCTCCACTGCACGCACACCAGTACCCGCACACTGCGCACGCCAACGCCATGGCACCCTCAATGGGAGCGTCCGTCAACGATGCGCTCAAGAGAGACAAGGACGCCATTTACGGGTACGGCTATACggcccccaaacacacacacacacacacatacactcggaaatacacacgcacacataaacACGCATTTCATTAACCGACCTGCCTATAGCACAAAAAGCACTTGCCACTCCATCATTATATTGCGCCCGGAGGTTAAAAGGAGTTTGTGCATTTTACTAATGCAACCTGAATAACTCTTTTGACGTCTTTTTCCACACGCTTCCTTCATTCGACTCGTCTTGTGTCCTGGAACCTGTTATATTATATAGGCATATAGTGCTTAATCTGGAATAGAATATAACAGAAGAAAAGAGCACCGAATAGAATAATCAGCTGCTGGATTACTCTTCTCCAAATATAGTTTACACAATTGGGTCGACCAGTTGCAACGTATGTGCGTCGGTATTTAGCAAATCATTTTGGACATCCCAATACAACaataacacaacaacaacaacattaacaaaaagaataataataacaataattattattatattgatattaTTTATTACGTGAACTGCAAAATATTATGAATACTATTTTGTTAAGTAACGTAAGTTATTGTTATTTACGAcctataatatatacagttatttatattaaatgaaacactATGACGCCTTTACAAAATAGCCTAGTGTAATTATTAAGTTGTTAAATATTCAACTCGTctcacattttattataattgcgTGTCTACAATACATATAGTGCATTACACGCCTTTTCTAATTTCAGTCTATGTGATTGCTCGTATTACACATATAATAGGGAATAAATAACAATGCTTGGCTTTGCGCTAAATTGAAGCGGTTTAGTTGCAATCATAAGCCTAACTATAACTTTTTGTCTGTTGATTGCAAGCTTTTCTTCTTGTGGTTTTCTCCTTGTGGTGACAATatgatttgtatttatttaggcACCCCCTTTTTCCACTACTAGCACTGATTTTTGAAAAGTGTGAGTTAGCGACGTGCACGCCTCGGGAGCCCGGCGTAGCCGGGGGAGATGTGTGTTCTTCTGAGTCTTTCAACGAAGACATCGCCGTATTCGCCAAACAGGTTCGCCAGAAAGTGACTTTTATTAATTATCACAGTTTGCATAATTGATAATTCTGTGACTTTGACGAACATTAACCCACACttactgttttttaaatagtaacgcaaatattgatttatttttttctgtttttatatatgcgtaatgttttaattatagATCAGAGCAGAAAAGCCATTATTTTCCTCAAATCCCGAGCTTGATAATTTGGTAAGTTTCAAGAATTTTTATgtatatgaaaatgtatttcactgCTGTACCATCCTGCAATTTTCATAGTCGTTATGCATTAAATACATTTGACATATTTACTCTTGGACTGTAGACCTCATTCGCTTacgaattttattttaaattacatagccTATTAATTTTTTGGACCATCAGTTGCACATAAGCCAACAGTCCTTAATTTTCAACGTTTTTCTGCCTTTGTAATATTTTGCACGTCATAGtttatttgaataaaagtttctctccgtctctctcactttctttagATGATTCAAGCCATACAAGTTTTACGTTTTCATCTCTTGGAGCTGGAGAAGGTAATACCAAACAGAACTAACCAAGTTTCTACTTCATTCAGTTCTCTAGCACTTGACAATAAGagggtaaaaataaatgctCTTTATTTCCTTATATGACGTTAAGTGCAAAGCAGTACAATTAAAGGTGGATTTTCATTAAGACGCAGATATAATTGttttaagtttcaaaaaatACTACTTCGGCAAGTCTGATAGAACTTGTCTAACTGCGTCCCAgagaaaggtcaaattatttaTCAAACATTTCATTGCAAAGCCAATTATATTAAAGCGAGGTTTATGTAGTTCTATGCTTCATATCCCTTGTTGTGAATATGCAGATTTTCTTGTGATGGCTCAGTAGGCAGGGAGGTGGTGTTCTAATGAAAGGAGGCAGTAATGAAATAACTAGACGCAATTAAAGTCCTCACCTTAAACGCATCTACAGTACGTTATGTCCGTAATGATTACAAAGCAGGTAGCAGATACATTTAATAGGGGTATTGAATATAGTGTGCCGCTCTTGTCACTGTCAGTTGTAATGTGATCTCTATCCTGTCGGTTAAAATAAAGTTACTTGAAACTGTGGATTTGCTGGCTCTAGCTCGGCTGAcagatttttccccccattttccTCTAGGTGCACGAGCTGTGTGACAACTTTTGCCACCGGTATATCAGCTGTCTGAAGGGCAAGATGCCCATAGACCTTGTAATAGACGAGAGAGAAGGAGGATCTAAGTCGGATAGCGAGGAAATCACGAGATCGTCGGGGCCGCTGGATCAGGTACAGTGGCGCCTCTCTGCGTTTCCTGGGGTCACTTTGCTTGCTCGCGCTTATTTGCATGCGATTAAGGCTTTTCGGATTGCGTCGGAATGAAGAGAGAACATTTGAATAATGTAGCCATTATCGCTTCATTAGGGTTTGATCCCGGATCCGACCTGAGGGGATTAACTTGTGAAAGCATTGCCACAAACTTGACCTGCTTCGTGTCGATTTTAATTTAGCCCGCTCCCGTCgcgtttttttaaatcttttctctttttt
Protein-coding regions in this window:
- the meis1b gene encoding homeobox protein Meis1b isoform X2, whose product is MAQRYEDLPHYGMDGVGIPSTMYGDPHGGARPMQAVHLNHAPPLHAHQYPHTAHANAMAPSMGASVNDALKRDKDAIYGHPLFPLLALIFEKCELATCTPREPGVAGGDVCSSESFNEDIAVFAKQIRAEKPLFSSNPELDNLMIQAIQVLRFHLLELEKVHELCDNFCHRYISCLKGKMPIDLVIDEREGGSKSDSEEITRSSGPLDQTSWNRDHDDTASTRSGGTPGPSSGGHTSHSGDNSSEQGDGLDNSVASPSTGDDDDPDKEKKRNKKRGIFPKVATNIMRAWLFQHLTHPYPSEEQKKQLAQDTGLTILQVNNWFINARRRIVQPMIDQSNRAGKFPLLSQGAPYNPDGQPMGGFVMDGQQHMGIRPPGPMSGMGMNMGMEGQWHYM